In Chryseobacterium gotjawalense, the following are encoded in one genomic region:
- a CDS encoding urease accessory protein UreD: MAQKICTAGKYGRTGITEIKMECRLNITAGYKEGKSYIKDLYVGTPFRVVSVGQRKRDNKLYQMIMSTSPGILDGDQYIIGISLEEQSRLQLASQSYQRLFDMENKATQNLTVDIGDHAFFAFVPHPVVPHENSNFESRAKITLGKESSVLISEIITCGRKHYGEVFKLKKFHNLTEVFHEGKLIVKDNVLIEPGRIPIQNIGILEDFTHQGSLIFVSTKKDTDKTELVNHLIEKSKDFPKVEIGISALESGGFVLRALSHGAEVMYNYFLAVQDFLWEEKILTP, from the coding sequence ATGGCTCAAAAAATATGCACTGCTGGAAAATACGGAAGAACCGGAATTACTGAGATAAAAATGGAATGCAGACTGAATATCACCGCCGGATATAAAGAAGGAAAATCCTATATCAAAGATCTTTATGTGGGAACCCCTTTCCGTGTAGTTTCTGTAGGACAAAGGAAAAGAGACAACAAACTTTATCAAATGATCATGAGTACGTCACCGGGAATCCTGGACGGCGATCAGTACATTATAGGGATCAGTTTAGAAGAACAGAGCCGCTTGCAGCTGGCTTCGCAGTCATATCAGCGGCTGTTTGATATGGAAAATAAAGCCACCCAAAATCTGACGGTGGATATCGGCGATCACGCTTTTTTCGCTTTCGTTCCGCACCCGGTAGTTCCGCACGAGAATTCAAATTTTGAAAGCCGGGCAAAAATTACATTGGGAAAGGAAAGCAGCGTATTGATCAGCGAGATCATTACCTGCGGCAGAAAACACTATGGTGAAGTTTTTAAGCTGAAAAAATTCCACAACCTGACGGAGGTTTTCCATGAAGGGAAACTGATCGTAAAAGATAATGTTCTCATAGAACCTGGGCGAATACCCATCCAGAATATAGGCATTCTCGAAGATTTCACCCATCAGGGAAGTTTGATTTTTGTGAGCACCAAAAAAGACACCGATAAAACAGAACTTGTCAATCATCTGATAGAAAAATCAAAAGACTTTCCCAAAGTGGAAATCGGAATTTCTGCTCTGGAAAGCGGTGGATTTGTACTAAGGGCATTATCGCACGGTGCCGAAGTGATGTATAATTATTTTCTCGCAGTGCAGGATTTTCTGTGGGAAGAAAAGATTTTAACTCCTTAA